One Mercenaria mercenaria strain notata chromosome 12, MADL_Memer_1, whole genome shotgun sequence DNA segment encodes these proteins:
- the LOC123533893 gene encoding uncharacterized protein LOC123533893, with translation MDFVCFTLPKDAFPRFDNACTKSSGLHTRYSLLLGKPKPADLRVNKYVKLYLCRQRNETDFPVEINSCIAETVQNGKLKPGAILQSRNIYSFLNSQEETDLTISLMIVDIKAKKEIMKLGKNKFHFIVAVEDDHVKTELEKELKANDKSITVANKGNVANEIDNLLERISLAPLKLICENCYDLLKHKDAAENSTGFPDMEFVTIQQAGNKERKLRNRKEMIAETSINQPNGFHHMHSSDQYRPGYRHTGIKTENKPDLTSGHMSFRRQNGFEHSLEEKTEKVNKYINKHEESKVNTSAPDSTSIYTRIRSQHGERILNGSKDTITSTKISKRKEIKGLVRQRSEVIDTVTTSKGKRRKTVLSDKIGLSDTEYQSPSTGHIKVEESTERLIEAILALYGMSNVPETEKPNVPKQSYKVSKEMRNELFQISPTIKRMGYRYRTFYIYAVKPKCQADEEMRKKQISLVLKRYGIHNFEIAPCAERVTELMHVGAKIEVRPGACYSLRTKTACGSNTVKGGTLGCFANMNDGKEQCGLLSKHVSEDCRDVYYVGEGNNAMIGHMVEATNEHQPEGLDISAALLNEHVGEDGKKFRDTRRTLLRGKLHKYNEEEDEICRSGQPVHIYGAVSDPGKGEITMPCVDSGLSTTLIQVEDEICGDGTEQKPFAVKGDSGAIVCVEDPNRKNIHALSMVIGTPDSKYTKRRTYLTLPLSKGLQQLEDNTGKTFTLS, from the exons ATGGATTTCGTGTGTTTTACTCTCCCAAAGGATGCTTTTCCGCGGTTTGATAATGCTTGTACCAAGTCTTCAGGACTGCACACAAGGTATAGTCTCTTGCTTGGCAAGCCTAAACCCGCAGATCTGCGGGTAAATAAGTATGTAAAACTGTATTTGTGCAGACAACGAAATGAAACTGATTTTCCAGTTGAAATCAATAGTTGCATTGCTGAAACAGTCCAAAACGGGAAGCTTAAACCAGGAGCAATATTACAATCaagaaatatttattcatttttaaatagtCAAGAAGAGACTGACCTTACTATTTCTTTAATGATTGTTGACATTAAAGCTAAAAAGgaaatcatgaaacttggaaaaaataaatttcatttcattgtgGCTGTTGAAGATGACCATGTTAAGACAGAATTAGAGAAGGAACTGAAAGCGAATGATAAATCGATAACTGTTGCAAATAAAGGAAACGTTGCAAATGAAATCGATAACTTGTTGGAACGCATTTCACTGGCGCCATTAAAACTAATATGTGAGAATTGTTACGATTTGCTGAAACATAAGGACGCTGCTGAAAATTCAACTGGTTTTCCTGATATGGAATTTGTCACAATACAGCAGGCAGGGAACAAGGAAAGGAAACTAAGGAACAGGAAAGAAATGATTGCAGAAACGTCTATAAATCAGCCAAATGGTTTTCACCATATGCATTCATCTGATCAGTATCGACCCGGATACAGGCATACTGGTATCAAAACTGAGAACAAACCCGATTTAACATCTGGTCATATGTCTTTCCGTCGGCAAAATGGCTTTGAACATTCTCTAGAGGAAAAAACCGAAAAGgttaacaaatatataaacaaacatgAAGAAAGCAAAGTAAATACATCCGCACCTGATTCGACATCAATATACACAAGAATAAGGTCTCAGCATGGTGAAAGAATTCTAAACGGTTCCAAAGACACCATTACCAGCACAAAAATTTCCAAACGAAAAGAAATTAAAGGACTTGTTCGTCAGAGATCGGAAGTAATCGATACAGTTACCACatcaaaag GTAAAAGACGGAAAACAGTACTTTCAGACAAGATCGGTTTATCAGATACAGAATACCAGTCGCCTAGCACAGGTCACATAAAAGTCGAAGAAAGTACAGAGCGCCTTATAGAAGCAATTCTGGCTCTGTACGGAATGAGTAATGTTCCCGAAACAGAAAAGCCAAATGTTCCTAAACAGAGTTATAAAGTCAGCAAAGAG ATGCGCAATGAACTGTTCCAGATAAGTCCCACGATTAAAAGAATGGGTTATCGTTATCgaacattttacatttatgcCGTTAAGCCTAAATGTCAAGCAGATGAGGAAATGCGAAAGAAACAGATAAGTTTAGTTCTGAAAAGATACGGAATACATAATTTCGAAATAGCTCCATGTGCTGAACGTGTGACAGAATTGATGCATGTTGGGGCCAAAATAGAAGTAAGACCAGGAGCATGCTACTCGCTGAGAACAAAAACGGCATGTGGATCCAATACTGTCAAAGGTGGTACGCTTGGTTGTTTTGCAAATATGAATGATGGAAAAGAACAATGTGGTCTTCTTTCTAAACACGTTTCTGAAGATTGCAGAGATGTATATTACGTTGGAGAAGGAAACAATGCAATGATTGGTCATATGGTAGAAGCCACCAATGAGCATCAACCTGAAGGACTTGACATTTCTGCTGCTTTACTAAATGAGCATGTAGGTGAAGATGGAAAGAAGTTCAGGGACACCCGACGAACTCTTCTGAGAGgaaaattacataaatataacGAGGAAGAGGATGAAATATGCAGGAGCGGACAGCCCGTACATATCTATGGGGCAGTGTCAGACCCAGGTAAAGGCGAAATTACAATGCCTTGTGTTGACAGTGGCCTTTCAACGACCTTAATTCAAGTAGAAGACGAGATATGTGGCGATGGAACAGAGCAAAAACCTTTTGCCGTGAAGGGCGATAGTGGCGCGATTGTATGTGTTGAGGAtccaaacagaaaaaatatacatGCCCTTAGCATGGTCATCGGTACTCCAGATTCAAAATATACCAAAAGAAGAACATATCTAACGCTTCCTTTATCAAAAGGTTTACAACAATTAGAGGATAATACTGGAAAAACATTTACACTTTCCTAA